From the genome of Pirellulales bacterium:
ACGGATGCGGCCCCACGACCGAGCCCAGGATGTAGTGGGTCGTTTCGACCGACGACATCCAGTCGCGCATGGCCTCGTTGATGGCATCGCGCAGCGTTCGCGAGCCCGTGGTCACGGGGCGCACTTCGGCCCCCATGAGCCGCATGCTGAACACGTTCAATTTCTGCCGGCGAATGTCCTCTTCGCCCATATAGACGACACACTCGAAGCCGAACCGCGCACAGGCCGTGGCCGTGGCCACGCCATGCTGGCCGGCCCCCGTCTCGGCGATCACGCGCTGTTTGCCCATCCGCTTGGTGAGTAGCGCTTGGCCGAGCGTATTGTTGATCTTGTGGGCTCCCGTGTGATTCAGATCCTCGCGCTTGAGATAGATCTGAGCCCCCCCGGCCAACTCACTCAACCGCCGCGCGTGATAAAGAGGCGATGGTCGCCCAACGTAGTTCCGCCACAGGTCGTCCAGTTCGGCCTGAAACTTGGCGTCGTGGCAGGCCTTTTCATACTCCACGAGCAGCTCATCGAGCGCCTTGGTCAGCGTCTCGGGTACATAGCGGCCGCCGAAATCGCCAAAGCGACCGGCAGCGTCGGGGACCATCCGGGAAGCGGGCATCGCGCGCGACTGACTCGTGGTTGTGTGTTCGTGCATCCGTCTGGCGATTGACTCCTAAACGAGGGCCACCCGCCAGATCTAAACGGTCGATTCTCAACCCCCACCCCGCGCGGGTCAAGTGGGCCGGAATGAGGGATCGTCAGTCTCCATTCGTCACAGTGGGGCCACTCCCCTCGAACTCCGCCAGGATCGATTCCAGAGTCATCCCACGGACAGCCGCGATTTGTCGATCGAGGTTCGCCAGGCGCGACGTGCGTTCTGACGTATCGCGAGGCGAAAATCTTGCCTTTTGGGCGTTTAACACGCGGATTCTGGCCTCTTTCACCACGGCGGACAGCATCCATAGTCTTCCTTTTTCGGCCTGCTGCTGAATGAGACAGCGTAGTTTCTGCTCTTGCTTTGCAAGGATGCGGATCTTTTTTTGGTAATTCGCCAGGTAGCTAGCCACGCGATTTGCCTGTGAAAATGGCAGCGGGACAACCTCGTCAACGCTGGATGGGGAGCCACCGGCCGCGTCGTTCACCAAGACACCAGCGACACCAAAGAGTTCGCCCGGTGTTTTACGGATTGTGCATGTTGTGCATAGTGCGATTGGCGGTCTGGCAAGTTTGCTTGCCCACTGGTGGCCGCTTACCATGTCGCTGCAGAGGAATCGTTGCCGGCTTCGCGATTGCATCGCCCCTTGCCACTCCTTCAGAGATATTTGCCATGAAATATCGCCTCGCCCCGCTCGCCATAGCACACTTTGCTGTTGCCATGTCGAGTCTTGCGGTGTCCGTACACGCTGGCAGCGACGAGCACAAACCGAACGTGCTCGTCTTCCTCTGCGACGACACCGGCTACGGCGAGTTCGGCTTCCAGGGGGCCAACGATATTCCCACCCCCCACATCGACTCCATCGCCGCCGGTGGTGTCCGCTTCACCCAGGGCTATGTCTCCGGCACCTACTGCAGCCCGACGCGCGCCGGTCTGATGACGGGCCGCTACCAGACCCGCTTTGGACACGAATTCAACAGCACCGCTCGCGTGAGTGGGCTGTCGCTCGAGGAAACCACGTTTGCCGATCGTTTCCAATCGCTGGGCTATGCCACGTGCGCCGTCGGCAAGTGGCATCTGGGCCAAAAGCCCGAGTACCATCCCTTGAAGCGTGGCTTCGACGAGTTTTTCGGCACGTTGACGAACACTCCCTTCTTCCATCCGACGCAGCTCGTCGACTCGCGCGTCTCGCCAGCCGTCGAGGAGATTTCCGATGATAGCTTCTACACCACCGACGCCTACGCCGAGCGTTGCGTCGATTGGCTCGAGAAGAACAAGGATAAGCCCTGGTTCCTCTACGTTCCCTTCAACGCGCAGCACGCGCCGCTGCAGGCTCCGCAAAAGTATCTCGATCGCTTCCCCGAGGTGAAGGACGACAAGCGGCAACTCTTCTGTGCCATGATGTCCGCGATGGACGACGCCGTCGGTCGCGTGCTCGCGAAAGTTCGGGATCTCGGGCAAGAAGAGAATACTTTGATCTTCTTCCTCTCCGACAATGGCGGCCCGACCGGGGTCACCACGTCGCGCAATGGTCCGTTGCGAGGTTTCAAGGCCACCACATGGGAAGGAGGCGTCCGCGTTCCGTTCTGTATGCAGTGGAAAGGGAAAGTGCCCGCCGGCCAAACCTATGAGAACCCCGTGATCCAACTCGATATCTTGCCCACCGCCTTGGCCGCGACTGGTTTGGCGGTCGATCCGACTTCTCCGAAACCACTCGACGGCGTGAACCTGCTCCCCTACCTCACCGGCGAGAACAAAGATCGCCCCCATCAAACGCTTTACTGGCGCTTCACGCCGCAATGGGCCATCCGCGACGGCGATTGGAAGCTGGTGCAAGGCCGCGACGGCGGCCCGCAGCCGGGGCTCTTCAACCTGGCCGACGACATCGGCGAAAAGCACGATCTCGCCGCCACCCATCCCGACAAGGTTAAAGAACTAAAAGCAAAGTGGGACGCCTGGAACGCGGAGCAGGCCGAGGCCTCTGTCCCGAACGACGCCGGTCGCCGCCGGAACAACAATGCCCCGCCCGGCCGCCCGAATCAGCAAAGTCGTCAGCGGCAACCAGGCTCCGCCGGATAAGTGCGCTGTGGTGGTGCCTTGGCATCGCCCGAGAGGACAAAACGCCGCGCCACGTCAGTTACTCGTCCGCCATTTCGCGGACATCCTCTCCCTGCACCAACAGCGTTCGCCGCGTCGTGATGACGCGACGCGAGTCTTTCGTGTAGCGATACTCCACCTCGACCATCGATCCGGCGCCGTCGGGCGAAGTTTGCACCGGGTACCACTTTACCACTTCGAAGAAGTCGGTGTTTTCATCGATCCAGCGTTCAATCGCGGTGTGCTCGGGCGGAGTGCGTTCCATTGTGAAACCGGTCAAGGCCGCGGCCGTGCCGACGAGTGTCACGAGCAGCAGGACCTGTCCGGCCAGCGCACAGCGGTGAAAGGTCGCCGAACGATGGGCGATGCGTCGGCGCAGCAAGACCGCCAGAAAGGCATCGCGCCAGATGTTGTGATAGACCTGCTTCAGATGCTGGGCGTCGCGGACCTGAGGCCTGGCCGTCATGGACGGCTTCTCGGCGGTGCGCTTCGTAGCGGGTGGCTTGGCGGTCGTAGCGACCGATATCGAGGGCGCATGGCTTTGCCGCTTCATCATCTCGGCGGCCACGTAGTCGGCCAGATCCTGCTCGGTGGTCGTCCAGTCGCGGGGCGTCGCGGCGCGATCGTGTACGCGGATCAGGCCCGCCTTCATCCGTTCGTAGACGCGGCCGATCTGCTGATCGCTGGGAGCATCGGTGCGATACAGTAGTCGCGTCGCCTCGACGATCGAGAGTCGCCGGTTGCTGCTCCTGGCCATGGGATTCCGTTCGAAGGCGGGAAAGAAACCTCGCGCGGCGTAGCAATACGTGCAGGCCGAGCCGCGCGCCACAGCGCGCGACTCGGCCTTACTCGTTCAATAGCTTGCTCTCGCGGCGAATGCGTAGCGCTAGTTCGCTTGATTAAAACTGTTCGGCAGCTTTTCGCGACCGTTGCGCGTCGAGATGGCACGCCACACGCCGAGGTGGATCTTGTCCTCGATTGTGCGGACCGAGCCATCCATCATCGCCACGTTCACGGCGTTCGAGAAATAGCTCCGCGCGGTGATCGCCGCGTAGGTGGGCGTCGTCGACGCGGTGGCAATATTGCGGTTCTTGCCTTCCTGCCAGTTCGTCCAATCGATGTCGGTATCGCCGGTCGCCGTGGCATTCACCGTCGCCGAGCTGGCGCTGACGCGATTGGCGCACATGACCTTCTGGTTCGGACGGAAGACCGTCGTGAAGCCGGCATGGTGTACGTGACCGTTGAACCACTCGGTGTGCCCCGTCTCCTTGTACTCGCCGGGCGTCCCCATCAGCGCGCCCAGGTCGACTGCGTCATCTGGAACGGTCGCGTTCTCGGGGAAGGCCGCATCGGACGCACCCAGATCGACCGCCGTTTCGTTCGAGTCGCGGAAGTACGGCTGCCACGCTTTCACCTCGGCAAAGGCCAGCGTCGTGCTCAGGCCATCGCCGAAGTCGCCGTCGGTCAGCTTGCTGTTCGGGTAGCCCGAACCGTTACCTCCCTTGCGCGTCACGGGATCGTAGACGAACCACGTGCCCATGTTCATGGCATAATTCACGGGGTAGTGCTTGTCCTCGCGAATCTCATCCCGCGGTTCCGCCGGCGAGACATACGTCGGCACGCGCAGCGTGCTGAGTACGGCGGTCGTACCGTCGGCCAGCGTGAACAGCGGCGGGGTGGTGCCGGCCGTCGCGTTCGCCTGCACGTAGTAGTTGTAGTTCTTCGTGAAGTCGATCTCCTCGTGGATCATCTTCTGTTCAAGATAGGGCAACAGCAGGATGTGAACGGACCAGCCATCGATGTTCGGGTAGCCGGTGCCCAGCGCCGGCGGTTCTCCGGCCAACCAGGTGGGCGGGTAGTACGTCTTGGCGGAATTGAACGAGTTCATCGCCAAGGCGATCTGCTTGAGGTTGTTCCGCGATTGGGTGGCGCGGGCACTTTCGCGCGCCGCGTTGACCGCGGGAATCAACAGCCCGACCAGGATCGCAATGATCAACATGACGACGAGCAACTCGATGAGCGTGAACCCCAAGCGGCTCCTGCTCCTCGGTCTCATCCCACCACTTCGCGCGCGCCACGCAACGACGTCTTTCATCTTTCCAGACTCCTCGGTGTACGTTGTTTCGACACTTACCTGCCCCAGCACGGCGCGCAACGCGAGCGCACACGGCGTGTTGGCCGTTTTTCGGGGATATGCCTCGACGGGCATTTCAGGCTCGCCGCCGTCAGCAGCAAGCGGAATGCCAACACTTACAATTCCGCAAGCAACAACACCGGCGGCACACTGTTTTTATTGCTTGGGGGGCATGCGGAATGCGCGCACGAAAGGTCTGGAAACAAGCCATTCCACGCGGTCGCGGCCCACCGCAAAAAAACAGCAGTAAAAGAATTCTTTCGCTTGCCTCGACGAGCATCGTGCGCGCGATGTTATTCGTGCTGCGGTGTGAAGCGTATCGACATCGCTGTCGAGCGAATGTCATTTGCCGCGTCTCGCGAAACGCGAAGAAGTGCGTCGTGTGATGACGCAGTTGCCACAGTTTGCCTGGATCAATACCGTGTGCCAGGGCATCAAGTAATGGGAGGAGTAGTTGCGGGTTCGCCTCGAACTTTTCCATCGAGCAGGCAGCTCACATTCACGTCTCCCAGCACGTTGATGGTCGTGCGGCAGCGATCCAAGAACCAGTCGACCGCCAGTAGCAGGCCAATATACTCCACAGGCAAACCCACCGCGGTGAAGACGAGCGTCATCGTTACCAAACCCGCCTCGGGAATGCCCGCCGCGCCGACCGACGCAAAAATCGACGTGACGACCACGGTCATCTGCTGGGCAAACGAAAGATGCTCACCCAGCAACTGCGCCACGAACAGGGCCGCCATCGCTTCATAGAGGGCGGTGCCGTCGTTGTTGAAGTTTGCCCCCACCAGGGCCCCCATGCTGGCCGATTCCTCGCGCAGCTTTACCTTCTCTGTCAGACAGGCATACGTCACGGGCATCGTGGCCGTGGAACTGCTGGTCGAGAAGGCCATGAGTAGCGCATCGCGCATGCCGCGAAAGACATCTTTCGGCTGGACCCAAGAAAAGAACCGAATGCGCAGCATGTACCAGGTGGTTTGCAGCAGCAGCGCCACCAGCACCGCCACGACGAACGCCCCCATCGCTTGGAAGGGCCCAAAGCCCTGCGTGCCGACGACCTTGGCCACCACGGCGAAGACCCCGATCGGCACGAGCTGGATAATCCAGTGCAACACGGTCAACAAGACGTGATAGGCTACCTCGACCAGGTTCTCCACGTCGTTGATCGGCTTTTCCTTCACGCCGCGCAGGGCCACCCCGAACGCCACGGCGATGATGATTACCCCGATGATGTTTTGCTTATCTCCCAAGGGGCCCAGGATGCTCCGCGGCACGTTGTCGACCAGCAATTCGATCGGCGAGCGCTCGGTGACCGGCTTCTCGCCCAGCCCCTGGGGCTTTTCCAACTCGGACCAGGTACCCGGCTGCAGCAAGTTGGCCACCGCCAGCCCAATCATGATCGCCACCGTCGTGTTGAGCAGCAGCAGAAAGGCCAGCCGCCCCGCCGTGCGGCCGGGAATCTTCGTCGTCATCAACACGTGCGTCACCGCCACGAGAATCAAGGGGGGCGCCAGCGCCCCGAGAAGCTGCAGGATGATCTTGCTCGGAATGTCGAAGATCAGCGCGTCATCTCCCAGGGCGACTCCCGTCCCGATCCCCAGGATCATGGCGACCAGGATCCGCAGATAAAGAGGAATCGCGTTCCAGCGTGCCAGCCAGCCAGTCGCTTGGGCATTCGGTGACGTCACGGGCATTTCTCCCATCGGGCAACATATACGGGCAGCACGAGCCGGCGACCAACGCGAACGTCACTCGCAAGCAGCTTCCACGCCTAGCGTGATGGACCGGATTGTAGAGGGACGCTGCTCGGTTGAATACATGGATTGGAACGCTCCAGGTACGGAGGCTGCCTCCTGGAAGCCGGTTCTGAATTGCGTGGACTCCTGCCGGATCGTGGCCAGGGAAACTGGCCAGCGGTATCATCAGCGCGCCCCTGACTAGGGGAAATTATGGCCAAGAAGAAGCCGCCAGGCAGTAATCGATGCCTGGCGATAGGAGAGAAGCCGGGAAGTTGCCGTGGTGAGATTTGGAGCACTCGTTCGCAGCGCTAGCGCAGTCGCGCTTCCTGCGCAGCTCCCGCAATATCTCCCAGGATGCGGTGGGTGATGGCCAGCTCCAGCAACTCCGCCAGCGAGCGGACTTGCAGCTTGCGCATGATGGCAGCGCGGCGCATTTCCACGGCTCGCTCGGAGATCAAGAGCCTGGCCGCCATCGCCTTGTTGGGAATGCCCGCGAGCAACAACTCAAGCGTCTCGCGGTCGCGCTCGGTGAGCCGCGCGATGCGCTCGTCGAGTTGCCGATACTCTGCCTCGCGGCGGCGCCATTCGGCGTCGCGCGCAAAGGCGGCCTCGAGAAGTTGCCGCAACGCGTGACGTTCGAATGGCTTTTCCAAAAACTCGATCGCGCCGGTCTTCATCGCCGCGACGGCCATCGAAACGTCGGCATGCGCCGTGATGAAGATGACCGGGATGCGCTTTCCTTCGCGAATCAGTTGCTCGTACAGCTCGAGACCCGTCTGCCCCGGCATCTGGATGTCGAGCAGCAGGCAGCCGGGCATCTCGGGCTGGTAGACGTCGTAGAACGCCCTCGCCGACTCGAAGCCGCGCGCGGCATAATTCATGGCGCACGCCAGCGCCACGAGCGACTCTCGCATCTGGCGATCATCGTCAACGACAAACAGTGTGGGTGGCAGCGCCAGGTTCGATTTCATGCGATGTGGCTAGCGGAAGATTCAACACGACACGGGCGCCCCCGGCGGACCGGTTCTCGATCTGTAATCCCCCCTGGTACCGCTCGAGCAGGGTGCGACTGATGGCAAGCCCCATGCCCAGTCCATCCTGCTTCGTCGTGAAGTAAGGGGCCAACGAGCGTTCCAAGGCGGACTCTGAAAAGCCTGGGCCATTGTCCACGATCTCGATCTCCCCCTCCTGCTCGACGAGCGACGTCGTCAACCAGATGCGGCGATCACCACGCGGCAGTACGGCCAGGGCCTGGAGGGCATTCTGGATCAGATTGACCACGACCTGTTGGATCTCGATCGCATCGACCTCGACCTCGAGTGGCGTGGCACTGGTTCGTAATGAGAGTTCGACGGCGGCCTGGGCGAGCTGCGGCGAACACAGTTCGCACACGTCCCGCACGAGAACATTCAAGTCGACACGAGTCAACGACGGCTCTCCGCGCCGCACAAAGTTGCGCATGCGTCGCACGATCGCGCCAGCTCGCAAGGCGGCCTGCTTGATTTGCGCTAGAGGGCCCTCCAACGCCCCACGATCGCTCGATGGCGACTCCAGCAGCACCTCGACAGTATCGGCAAACGTGGCGATGCTGGCCAACGGTTGATTGATCTCATGCGCCAGGCCCGTGGCCAATTGTCCCAACGCGGTAATGCGCGCGGCGTGAGCAAGCTGCGTGCCCAATTCGAGCGTCCGCTGCTCCAATGCCTTTCGTTCTGCCATCTCGTTCGCTAGCGCGGCATTGGCCGCGCTCAGCTCTCGGGTACGCACCGCAACACGATCTTCCAGTTCGTCGCGAGCCCGCGCGAGTCGCTGCGAAAGCTGTCGCTGTTCTACTTCGCTCGTGGCCAGTTGCTGTACTTGTGCGCGAATCAAACGCGTGGCGGGAGTCAGGACCACAAAATACACGCTTGCCAGCATCACGACGACCGCGGCCATGATGGACAGCCCCATGCCGCGCAGCCAGACCAACTCGCGTTCTGCGGCCTGCTCCAACTGTGCCACGACTTGCTCCATGCCGCCCAGAAACGCGGCCTCGCGATCGAGCAGATACTGCAAGTCGAGCGGTTCGGTCACCTGCCCCGCTTCGCGCAGGGCCAGCACGGTCGCCGTGGCCACGACGTCCTCGAGCGGAGCATCAAGATCGTGCAAGGCCGCCGCGATGGCGTTCTGCTCTCGGTGGCCGAAGTCGACCTCGGCCGCGGTCAATTGATAGTGGACCGCTTTCCAGTTCTGCAGGTCGTCGAGCAGCTCGGTCCGTCGTTGGGCATGCGTGTCGCCGGGCGGAAGGCTCGCCAAGGCGAGTGCCTCCTTGGAGATCTTCTGCGAGAGCATGCGCTGTCGGCCCGCCAGATTGATCTTGGGGGGATAGATGCTCAGACCGAGCAGCATCGGTTGCACTACGGCCTGATGGAGCACAATCAAGAACGCCACCGCCACCAGGGCCATCCAGTAGCGACGCGACCAACTCTGTACCAGCAGGTATGCAGATTCCGCTCGCGGGCGTGCGTAAGACTTGGGGGGCATGAGTTCCAAAAAGCGACACGTCCGCCGCCTAGCCGGTCTCGAGTAATCTCCAACGAGAACCTCTCTAGAAAACGGCATTCCAAACGGGGAAAAACTCCAGAACTCGGCGCATGCCCCCGTTTTCCCGGGCCGAAAGACGCGGCTGCCATGCGCTGTGCGATGTTGCTGCATACGCAAGCAGCAACTGCTGCCCGGGGAAAGGGCATGATCGGGCAGGCTCGGCCTCCGATTGGCTTCGGTTCGCCGCAGAAAGCTTCGGCTTTCCGAAGAATCCTACGCCCCTTCGGCCGCTCGGAACGAACGTTGCCCAGGGCTGGTTTCATCGCTGCCCCTCCACCATCCAACGTTCCGAGACCGCCCCTCATGTCGCAGCCTGCCAAGGCCATCCGTATCGATCTGTTCAACTTTTCCACGCCGCAGATGCGTGCCTTTCATCTGGCGTGGATGGCCTTCTTCGTCTGCTTCTTTGCCTGGTTCGGCATCGCTCCGCTGATGTCGATCGTGCGTGAGGAATTGCAACTCACCAAGTCGCAAGTGGGCTGGTGCCTGATCGGGTCGGTGGCCATCACGATTATCTCCCGGCTCTTCATTGGCTGGCTGTGCGATCGCATCGGCCCGCGTCTGTGCTACACCGGTTTGTTGATCGTCGGATCGCTGCCGGTCTTCGGCATTGCCCTGGCGAACGACTTCGAATCGTTTCTGTTCTTCCGTGTGTTGATCGGCGTGATTGGAGCCAGCTTTGTTATCACGCAGTACCACACTTCGGCCATGTTCGCCGACAACTGCGTCGGCACCGCCAATGCCACGACTGCCGGCTGGGGCAATCTCGGCGGCGGCGTGACGCAGTTCGCCATGCCGATGATCCTTGCCACGTTCGTCGGCGTGCTGGGCCTGTCGAATGCCGCGGGCTGGCGTTTGTCGATGGTCGTGGCCGGCGCGCTGTGCATGGCGATGGGCGTCGCCTACTTTTACCTCACGCAAGATACGCCCGCCGGCAACTTGCGCGATCTGCGAGCAAACGGCCAGCTACCCGAGTCGAAGAAGTCGGCCGGTTCGTTCGCCGCAGCCTGCCGCGATCCGCGCGTGTGGATCCTGGCCGCCCTCTACGGCGCTTGTTTCGGGCTCGAGCTGACGGTGAAGAACGTCGCCGCGCTCTACTTCGTCGACTCCTTCGAGACCCTCCGCCGGCTCGATCCCCTCGACGCCGCACGCTATGCCGGATTGATCGTCGGTCTCTACGGTTCGATGAACTTCTTTGCCCGCACGCTGGGTGGGTGGATCGGCGATCGCTCCGGCAATCGTTGGGGCTGGGATGGCCGCGTCCGCTGGCTCTTTGTCGCGATTTTCTGCGAAGGAGTGATACTCATCCTCTTCTCGCAGACCCGCTCGCTCGCGGCGGCGATTCCGGCGCTGGTGGTTTTCGCCCTCTTCGTGCAGATGTCGTGCGGAGCGACGTTTTCCATCGTCCCCTTCGTCCTGCCGCGTGCGGTCGGTTCCGTCTCGGGCATCGTCGGCGCAGGGGGTAATCTGGCCGCCGTTGGCGCAGGGTTTCTTTTCAAGAGCGAAAACCTCGACTGGTCGACCGCGTTTCTCCTGCTCGGGGCCGCCGTCACGCTCTGCTCCTTTCTCAGCTTTAGACTCAACCTGGGTTGGAACTCGGCCCTTGCCGAGTCGTCCCCCCTCGCTCGCGAACCGCGGCTCCGCCTGGGCGAACCATCTATTCCCGCCCTGCAAGACACCTGACCCGGGCGGCGTAACCCCTGTCGCCGGACACCAACGCGAAGTCCAGCGCAGGTCATGCTCCCGTGGAACGAATTTCTTTCTCCACTCCAACGCACGATTCCCGCGACAAGAAGACTTATGGCAAACCCCGTCGAAATCTGGAAGTCCAAGAAACACGGCTTCGACGTCTGGCCCGACATCGAGCGCTATGCTGCCGCCGGCACGTCGATGAAAGCGATCGACTCCGCCGATCTCGAACGGATGAAGTGGTACGGTTTTTTCTATCGCAAACGCGATGAGCCCGGCCGTTACATGAATCGCATCCGCATCACGGCAGGCGAGTTGTCCGGCGCGCAGGCAAAAGAGATCGCCCGGCTGGCCTATGAATACGGTCACGGCATCGTGGATGTCACGACCCGCGCCAATCTGCAGGTGCAGGGACTTTCGATCGAACATCTGCCGCGCGTCCACGAGCGTCTGACGACCGTGGGGCTCAGTTCGAAGCAAACCGGCCACGACAACATCCGCAATGTCTTTGCCCATCCCTTCAGCGGATTGATGGCCGACGAACTGATCGACACGCGCGAGCTCTGCCACGAGATCACGAACCTTTTTCTCGATAGCCGCGAGTATGCCGATCTCCCACGCAAGATGAATATCTGCTTGAACGGCACCCCTCATCACTCGGCTCACTTCTGGACGCAAGACATCAGCTATCTCGCCACGCGGGCCGCCGACGGACGTGTCAAGTTTCTCGTGCTCATCGGCGGCACGCAGGGACAAAACCCGCACCTGGCCTGGCAATTGCCCGCCCTCGTCGAGCCCCGGCAGGTCATCGACGTCACGCGTGCGATCCTCGACTTGTTCCGCGAACGTGGCTCGCGTGAGAAACGCAACGTGGCCCGCTTTCGCTTCCTGGTCGAAGCGATGACTCCTGTGGGGATTCTCGACTGGCTGCACGAGCACCTGCCCTTCTCTCTCGAGCCCACGGACGAAGTGCCCGTTCCGGCTTCGGCCCACGACGAGCTCATCGGCTGGTTCCGCCAGGCCGAACTCGATTTGTGGACGATGGGATTGTCGGTCCCGCTAGGGCGCCTGACGTGGCAACAACTCGAAGGGCTGGGCGTGCTCGCCGATCGTTGGGGCAACGGTCAACTGCGCGTCACGCACGAGCAAGGCATCGCGGTCGTCAATCTGCCGCAGCGGGCCCGCCATGCGGCGCTGACCGAGGCCGCGGCGCTGGGGCTGAGCATCCACGCCGACGCGCTCGATCGCAACACGATGGCCTGCACCGGTAGCCAGTTCTGCAACATCGCCGTGACCGAGACCAAAGGGCAGATGTTTCAGTTGCTCGAAAAACTTCGCAAACGCTCCGTCTGCCTTGAAGGCATTCGCATCCACATGAGCGGATGTCCCTCGAGCTGCGCCCAGCACTTCACGGCCGATATCGGGTTGAAAGGGGTCCGTGTGCGGCGCTTGTTCGGCACGCGCGAGGGGTTCGATGTCTTTCTGGGGGGCGGTGTCGCGCAGGGCATCCAGATGGGACGCACCTACCGCCTGGGCGTCGATGCCGATCAGTTGCCAACACTGATCGAAGAGGTCGTTGCCCAGTATTATCTGCACCACCAGCCGGGCGAGAGCTTTAGCGACTATTGGCGCAAGGAGCTACCCGCAGATCGGGAAGAAAAAACAGGCGACGCCGAGTTCCGGCCCCCCGTCTGGCAATGCGAAAAGTGTCACTACCTGCACGAAGCGGTCGATCCTCCCATTTTCTGCCCGAGCTGTGCCGGTCTGCGTCGCTACTTCGTACGCTTAGAAGCTCAAGACCCGGCAGGCACGAAGCCAGCACCCGCCGCCGAGCCACAAGCGAAACCTCAACGCAGCGATGGTTTCCTGTTCGCCGCTGCCGTGGCATCGATTCCACCGGAGTCCGGTCTCGAAGTCGAAGTCGGCGGTCGTCCGCTGGCCCTCTTCCGCGCCGGTGACAAGGTTCACGCCGTCGACGCCCTCTGTCCCCACGAAGGGGCGCCGCTAGCGCAAGGCGAATTTCGCGATGGTGTCGTCACCTGTCCTTGGCACGGCTGGACCTTCGACGCATGCTCGGGTTGCAGTCTCGCGCCGAAGCATCACGACCTGGCTCGCTACGAGACGCTCGTCGACGCGGGCAACGTGTTCGTCAAGCTCGCCCCCGCGACACCGTCGGATCAGACGATCGAGCCCCGCGTCGCTTCTCCCCGCTATGGCGAGGCCATGCTCCGCCTGCTCGAAGTGCGCGAAGAGTCGCACGACGTGCGGACCTTCTGTTTCGACAATCGAGCGGGGCAGATTCCGTTCGATCTGCCCGGCAAGTTCGTGCGCATTGCCGTGCCCATCGAGGGACGCGAAACGTGGCGCAGTTTTACGATCTCTTCCTCGCCGGCTTTGCCAAAGAAGTTGGAACTCACGATCAAGCTCAATCCTCACGGCCTCGTGTCGCGGCATCTCTTCGCGCACGCGCAGGCTGGCGCCGAGTACAAGTTGCAAGGCGCGCAGGGTGGCTTCTTTTTTGATCCCGAGCAACACCAGGAGCCGCTGGTGCTCGTCTCGGCCGGTAGCGGCATTACGCCGATGATGAGCATCGCCCGGTTTATACGCGACCGGCGGCTGAAGGTTCCCTGCACGTTGATTCACGGCGCGCGCAC
Proteins encoded in this window:
- a CDS encoding sulfatase-like hydrolase/transferase; translation: MKYRLAPLAIAHFAVAMSSLAVSVHAGSDEHKPNVLVFLCDDTGYGEFGFQGANDIPTPHIDSIAAGGVRFTQGYVSGTYCSPTRAGLMTGRYQTRFGHEFNSTARVSGLSLEETTFADRFQSLGYATCAVGKWHLGQKPEYHPLKRGFDEFFGTLTNTPFFHPTQLVDSRVSPAVEEISDDSFYTTDAYAERCVDWLEKNKDKPWFLYVPFNAQHAPLQAPQKYLDRFPEVKDDKRQLFCAMMSAMDDAVGRVLAKVRDLGQEENTLIFFLSDNGGPTGVTTSRNGPLRGFKATTWEGGVRVPFCMQWKGKVPAGQTYENPVIQLDILPTALAATGLAVDPTSPKPLDGVNLLPYLTGENKDRPHQTLYWRFTPQWAIRDGDWKLVQGRDGGPQPGLFNLADDIGEKHDLAATHPDKVKELKAKWDAWNAEQAEASVPNDAGRRRNNNAPPGRPNQQSRQRQPGSAG
- the trpB gene encoding tryptophan synthase subunit beta, whose product is MHEHTTTSQSRAMPASRMVPDAAGRFGDFGGRYVPETLTKALDELLVEYEKACHDAKFQAELDDLWRNYVGRPSPLYHARRLSELAGGAQIYLKREDLNHTGAHKINNTLGQALLTKRMGKQRVIAETGAGQHGVATATACARFGFECVVYMGEEDIRRQKLNVFSMRLMGAEVRPVTTGSRTLRDAINEAMRDWMSSVETTHYILGSVVGPHPFPLIVRDFQAVIGRETIEQCQKQIGRLPDAVVAAVGGGSNSAGMFYPFVEHASVKLVGVEAGGRSADPGQHAAPLSHGRPGVLHGSFSYVMQDDDGQTSDVHSVSAGLDYPGVGPEHSYWKDTGRVEYVACRDDQALAAFDKLARSEGILPALESSHAISEGLAQAAKMKRDEVVVVCLSGRGDKDAFEVARLRGETLETP
- a CDS encoding dicarboxylate/amino acid:cation symporter; translation: MTSPNAQATGWLARWNAIPLYLRILVAMILGIGTGVALGDDALIFDIPSKIILQLLGALAPPLILVAVTHVLMTTKIPGRTAGRLAFLLLLNTTVAIMIGLAVANLLQPGTWSELEKPQGLGEKPVTERSPIELLVDNVPRSILGPLGDKQNIIGVIIIAVAFGVALRGVKEKPINDVENLVEVAYHVLLTVLHWIIQLVPIGVFAVVAKVVGTQGFGPFQAMGAFVVAVLVALLLQTTWYMLRIRFFSWVQPKDVFRGMRDALLMAFSTSSSTATMPVTYACLTEKVKLREESASMGALVGANFNNDGTALYEAMAALFVAQLLGEHLSFAQQMTVVVTSIFASVGAAGIPEAGLVTMTLVFTAVGLPVEYIGLLLAVDWFLDRCRTTINVLGDVNVSCLLDGKVRGEPATTPPIT
- a CDS encoding DUF1559 domain-containing protein, which produces MRPRSRSRLGFTLIELLVVMLIIAILVGLLIPAVNAARESARATQSRNNLKQIALAMNSFNSAKTYYPPTWLAGEPPALGTGYPNIDGWSVHILLLPYLEQKMIHEEIDFTKNYNYYVQANATAGTTPPLFTLADGTTAVLSTLRVPTYVSPAEPRDEIREDKHYPVNYAMNMGTWFVYDPVTRKGGNGSGYPNSKLTDGDFGDGLSTTLAFAEVKAWQPYFRDSNETAVDLGASDAAFPENATVPDDAVDLGALMGTPGEYKETGHTEWFNGHVHHAGFTTVFRPNQKVMCANRVSASSATVNATATGDTDIDWTNWQEGKNRNIATASTTPTYAAITARSYFSNAVNVAMMDGSVRTIEDKIHLGVWRAISTRNGREKLPNSFNQAN
- a CDS encoding response regulator transcription factor gives rise to the protein MRESLVALACAMNYAARGFESARAFYDVYQPEMPGCLLLDIQMPGQTGLELYEQLIREGKRIPVIFITAHADVSMAVAAMKTGAIEFLEKPFERHALRQLLEAAFARDAEWRRREAEYRQLDERIARLTERDRETLELLLAGIPNKAMAARLLISERAVEMRRAAIMRKLQVRSLAELLELAITHRILGDIAGAAQEARLR